The Dermacentor albipictus isolate Rhodes 1998 colony chromosome 2, USDA_Dalb.pri_finalv2, whole genome shotgun sequence genome has a segment encoding these proteins:
- the LOC135897384 gene encoding P2X purinoceptor 7-like, with protein MTYALPRSQRAARRHASFVLLVVCYACTWFAMSSPSSSSSSSFSSSSGDDFLHVGVAAVLDVANHFQFDPLESRDSDIAAGDGEDEPQQNLRIGHVQWCQCGHCRAMETQRESVCCTELDRVDALRGNEACITSHPTFVQACLNVHALEVAYYALMEDRPALVEALEIHRRYRYTAYRQFARWVWHRLGRGNRKVLPSCVVAAVRDAFPSEMYTGFKYPDY; from the exons atgacgtatgctctgccgcgcagccagcgtgcggcgcgccggcacgcgagcttcgtgttgctagtcgtctgctacgcctgcacgtggtttgccatgtcctcgccatcatcgtcgtcgtcgtcctcgttttcgtcgtccagcggtgacgatttcctgcatgtgggagtcgccgccgtattagacgtggccaatcattttcaatttgacccactggagagcagggactcggatattgcggccggcgacggcgaggaCGAACCTCAACAAAACCTTCGCATCGGCCACGTTCAATG GTGCCAATGTGGACACTGCAGGGCAATGGAGACGCAGCGCGAGTCGGTGTGCTGCACAGAGCTTGACCGTGTGGACGCACTCCGGGGCAACGAGGCGTGCATCACAAGCCACCCCACCTTTGTTCAGGCTTGCCTGAACGTGCATGCCCTTGAAGTGGCGTATTACGCCCTCATGGAAGACCGCCCGGCGCTTGTAGAGGCCCTGGAAATCCACAG gCGGTACAGATACACCGCATACCGCCAATTTGCACGGTGGGTGTGGCATCGGCTAGGACGGGGCAACAGGAAGGTGCTGCCCAGCTGTGTCGTTGCTGCTGTGAGGGACGCCTTCCCATCTGAGATGTACACAGGATTTAAATATCCGGATTattaa
- the LOC135897385 gene encoding uncharacterized protein translates to MASLKYITYAILLTTGLLTVFHAWVSADFNSLHGSKSTGIRNRDPFFVISNCHGTSDFPPRRRILKPGAVPTIYATLCPAPLPKRPRRQSCSDTEREPAAPHPGSMDLNADYEINEAANASGEVKLDAPSQRFVEVRSKATQAALKATTKSAKVQASRTVKEVACQTDLELPDILLMEEMRQRCSTPLCSEPSMTYEDNTYDKTYEPTLNSSVALLNRSSGEPLAARKFIVYEECLLQVFQTCKTCGFPAEPSLQVKGSLVTASVICQEKHVNIWHSQPKKGKRAVGDITLAAAIFFTGCSVAQSLRFLKNAGVACFSERSYHRLQSKLLLPAVNEVWQDEKRRLVQTVVSCGGGAKVAGDSRADSPGYSAKYGVYSVLETNLNRIIDIELVQCNEVSSSTHMELEGLKRALASLDHSGIIVTEAVTDRHPQVRRYFKSERPEVDHLFDAWHVCKGLNKKLLQAAKSTGCAPIGLWTRSIVNHLYFSVHCGNGSGDLAVAVWLSVMNHIQDKHHGHSLLYDRCQHGDLEPRKWIFPATHAYDKLSSLSTNKRLLTDIRQISPHMQTFSVESFHAIINRFAPKAYAYSFHGMFARTALAALHYNENADKGQAVTLSGELRWKVKHPKARNGEASVSSVKQAPTYGYVNRLFCTLEEYINGGTPYVLPAKPPHVTSSSGPVDKTSLVQSRLSRFGKP, encoded by the exons TCCGATTTTCCACCAAGACGACGTATCCTCAAGCCTGGTGCTGTGCCGACTATTTACGCCACCTTGTGTCCTGCTCCATTGCCCAAGCGCCCTCGACGACAG TCGTGCTCGGACACGGAGCGTGAGCCAGCTGCCCCCCATCCCGGGTCGATGGACCTCAACGCTGACTACGAGATAAACGAGGCCGCAAATGCATCAG GTGAAGTAAAGCTGGATGCACCATCCCAGCGCTTCGTTGAAGTTCGTTCCAAGGCCACTCAGGCGGCTCTGAAGGCTACAACAAAATCTGCAAAGGTGCAAGCAAGCCGAACTGTCAAGGAAGTGG CATGCCAGACTGATTTGGAATTGCCGGACATCCTGTTGATGGAGGAAATGCGTCAGCGGTGTTCCACACCTTTATGTTCAGAGCCATCCATGACCTATGAAGACAACACTTATGACAAGACATATGAGCCTACATTGAACAGCTCAGTGGC TCTTCTTAACAGATCCTCAGGTGAACCTCTTGCAGCTAGGAAGTTCATTGTGTACGAGGAATGCCTGCTGCAGGTATTCCAAACTTGCAAGACCTGTGGCTTCCCTGCTGAACCTTCACTACAG GTGAAAGGTTCTCTTGTCACTGCTTCTGTGATATGCCAGGAAAAGCATGTGAACATCTGGCACAGTCAGCCGAAGAAAGGGAAGCGTGCCGTGGGCGACATTACACTGGCTGCTGCGATTTTTTTCACTGGCTGCAGCGTAGCGCAGTCCTTGCGTTTTCTTAAGAATGCGGGCGTAGCCTGCTTCAGCGAGAGGTCGTACCATCGCTTGCAAAGCAAGTTGTTGCTTCCAGCAGTGAACGAG GTCTGGCAGGATGAAAAGAGGCGGCTCGTGCAAACGGTTGTGTCATGTGGAGGAGGAGCAAAAGTAGCAGGCGACAGCCGCGCTGATTCTCCTGGCTACAGTGCCAAGTATGGCGTTTACTCAGTGCTGGAGACAAACTTGAATCGCATCATTGATATCGAGCTTGTGCAG TGCAACGAGGTATCCTCAAGCACACACATGGAGCTTGAGGGTCTGAAGAGGGCTCTCGCCTCCCTTGATCACAGCGGCATCATTGTCACTGAAGCGGTGACTGACCGGCATCCACAAGTGCGCAG GTACTTCAAGTCTGAGAGGCCTGAAGTGGACCACCTGTTTGATGCATGGCACGTCTGCAAAG GGCTAAACAAGAAGCTGTTGCAGGCTGCTAAATCTACAGGATGCGCTCCCATTGGCCTGTGGACACGTTCAATCGTCAACCACCTATACTTTTCAGTGCACTGTGGGAATGGCAGTGGTGACCTTGCCGTGGCTGTGTGGCTTTCTGTAATGAACCACATCCAAGATAAACACCATGGCCACAGCCTACTTTATGATAGATGCCAGCATGGCGACCTTGAGCCACGGAAATGGATCTTTCCAG CTACCCATGCTTATGACAAGCTGTCCAGCCTGTCGACGAACAAGAGGCTTTTGACTGACATCCGTCAAATTTCTCCACACATGCAGACCTTTAGTGTGGAATCGTTTCATGCGATAATCAATCGCTTCGCCCCGAAGGCTTATGCTTACTCCTTCCATGGAATGTTTGCAAG GACTGCACTGGCTGCCTTGCATTACAATGAAAATGCCGACAAGGGTCAGGCCGTGACATTGAGTGGAGAACTTCGCTGGAAGGTGAAGCACCCAAAAGCGCGGAACGGAGAAGCAAGTGTCTCCTCTGTCAAGCAGGCGCCGACTTACG GTTATGTGAACCGTCTGTTCTGCACACTTGAAGAGTACATCAATGGAGGCACTCCATATGTCCTTCCAGCGAAGCCACCTCATGTCACAAGTTCTTCGGGGCCTGTCGACAAGACGTCACTTGTGCAATCTCGCCTATCTAGGTTTGGGAAGCCGTAA